TGTCGTTGATTAATCTTTCAATTGCTCTGTTTTCAAGTTTAAAGGTATGTACTGGGTGTCCCGGTGTATCTTCTGGCTTGGTAGGCCTATGAATTTCTTCTATGGAACCTTTAAATACGGCTGCATGTACATCGCAAAGTCGTTGAATCTCCTCCACAGGCATACCTTCCATAATTAAGGCTTGCTCCATTTGTGCAATTTCCGTAGCATCGATGCCTTCAATAAGCTTTTCAAATCTCGGCTTCACTTCGTCAACGGTTTTTCCCTTATGTAGTTCTCCGATCAGCTCTTTTAAAACTTTTTGTCTGTACTCTCGATTATTAATCACTTCACTCATAAACTTTCCTCCTTACTCCTTAATAGTATATCCCTGCCTGATAAATTCTTCTTTAATCTGATCTAAAGGTATGCCTTTCATAGCGGCCCCTTTTGGTATCGTCATTACTCTTCCTGCAGTACTTAGCATTGCAGGATTAGAAATGGCGTCAAAACCTAAACTTTTCATAACATCAATGATTTCAGGGTTGTCCTCCCACAGCTCATATACT
The genomic region above belongs to Defluviitalea saccharophila and contains:
- a CDS encoding DUF1858 domain-containing protein; this translates as MAKTIDFSKTVYELWEDNPEIIDVMKSLGFDAISNPAMLSTAGRVMTIPKGAAMKGIPLDQIKEEFIRQGYTIKE